A region from the Halosolutus gelatinilyticus genome encodes:
- a CDS encoding beta-ketoacyl-ACP reductase — MSMEGRTCVITGSARGIGRGIAEYLGEEGANVVINYRSSEGSAHDAVEAIEASGGRAVAAQADVTKREEVERMREVCHEAFGPADVLVNNAGITADVQFTDMSREEWDRVMDVNLGGTFNCTQEFYDDIWNADEGRLINISSVVGKQGNFGQANYATAKSGMFGFTRTIALELAQGGSTANCVAPGFTRTDMLESVPDKVLDRIIAGIPLERLAEVEDIAAVVRFLASEDSSYVTGEVIDVNGGMDL, encoded by the coding sequence ATGTCCATGGAGGGGCGCACCTGCGTCATCACAGGCTCGGCACGCGGCATCGGGCGAGGGATCGCCGAATACCTCGGAGAGGAGGGCGCGAACGTCGTGATCAACTATCGATCGTCGGAGGGATCAGCACACGACGCCGTCGAGGCGATCGAAGCGTCGGGCGGACGGGCCGTCGCGGCGCAGGCCGACGTGACGAAACGCGAGGAAGTCGAGCGCATGCGCGAGGTGTGCCACGAGGCGTTCGGTCCGGCCGACGTCCTCGTGAACAACGCCGGCATCACGGCCGACGTCCAGTTCACGGACATGTCGCGGGAGGAGTGGGACCGCGTCATGGACGTCAACCTCGGCGGGACGTTCAACTGTACGCAGGAGTTCTACGACGACATCTGGAACGCCGACGAGGGGCGGCTGATCAACATCTCCAGCGTCGTCGGCAAACAGGGGAACTTCGGACAGGCGAACTACGCCACGGCGAAAAGCGGCATGTTCGGCTTCACGCGGACGATCGCGCTCGAACTCGCCCAGGGTGGGTCGACGGCCAACTGCGTCGCGCCCGGCTTCACTCGGACGGACATGTTAGAGAGCGTCCCGGACAAGGTCCTCGATCGGATCATCGCGGGCATCCCGCTCGAACGACTGGCGGAGGTCGAAGACATCGCCGCGGTCGTACGCTTTCTCGCCAGCGAGGACTCCTCGTACGTCACCGGCGAAGTGATCGACGTCAACGGCGGGATGGACCTCTGA